In Natronomonas halophila, one DNA window encodes the following:
- a CDS encoding S9 family peptidase: MYDIERYLNIRSAFGASFAPDGTLSFRMDATGTPQVWTLTEPGEWPEQRTFFDERVTFASWSPERQELAFGMDEGGNERQQLFRLDADGQVTNWTDTDAKHRWGGWSHDGDRFAFASNRRDESVFDVYVQDRGATGDAAEMIYKGDGWLSVAGWSPSDDRLLVHEAHTSFDHDVHVLNIESGEMTHLTDHSDEEIRYSSLSWAPEGDALYCCTDLDADTLYLARLDVETGELETVETGGGEREGARTSSDPSDGKWNLDGIALDDETGRLVYSRNVDGYTDLTVGELAGPTDIEEYPDPDIPDGVSGGVAFDADADRFAITVTADTVNTNVYVVDIETGEAERWTHASTAGIPEESFLEAELGHYESFDGREIPGFLSLPHEVPEGGAPTIVDIHGGPESQRRPSFSPTKQYFLAHGYAVFEPNVRGSTGYGREYTHLDDVEKRMDSVADIEAAADWLADRSEVDADRLIAKGGSYGGFMVLAALTEYPDLWAAGIDVVGIANFVTFLENTGSWRRHLREAEYGSLAEDRELLEEMSPINNIEAIEAPLFVLHGANDPRVPVGEAEQIAEEAAEQGVPVRKLVFEDEGHGLTKLENRIEANEAIVEFLNEHV, from the coding sequence GTGTACGACATCGAGCGCTATCTCAACATCCGAAGCGCCTTCGGGGCATCCTTCGCCCCCGACGGCACCCTCTCCTTTCGGATGGACGCGACCGGCACGCCGCAGGTCTGGACGCTGACCGAACCCGGCGAGTGGCCCGAGCAGCGGACCTTCTTCGATGAACGGGTCACCTTCGCCTCGTGGTCGCCCGAACGGCAGGAACTGGCCTTCGGAATGGACGAGGGCGGCAACGAACGCCAGCAGTTGTTCCGCCTCGATGCGGACGGGCAGGTCACGAACTGGACGGACACCGACGCGAAACACCGGTGGGGCGGCTGGAGTCACGACGGCGACCGCTTCGCCTTCGCCTCGAACCGTCGCGATGAGTCGGTCTTCGACGTCTACGTGCAGGACCGAGGAGCGACGGGCGACGCCGCTGAGATGATTTATAAGGGAGACGGCTGGCTCTCGGTCGCCGGCTGGTCGCCGAGCGACGACCGCCTGCTCGTCCACGAGGCCCACACGAGTTTCGACCACGACGTCCACGTCCTCAATATCGAGTCGGGCGAGATGACCCATCTCACCGACCACAGCGACGAGGAAATCCGCTATTCAAGCCTCTCGTGGGCGCCGGAGGGCGACGCACTCTACTGTTGTACGGACCTCGATGCCGACACGCTGTATCTGGCTCGACTTGACGTCGAAACGGGCGAACTGGAGACCGTCGAGACGGGCGGCGGTGAGCGCGAGGGAGCGCGAACGTCGTCGGACCCGTCCGACGGAAAGTGGAACCTCGACGGCATCGCCCTGGACGACGAGACGGGCCGCCTGGTCTACTCCCGGAACGTCGACGGCTACACCGACCTGACCGTCGGCGAACTCGCCGGCCCGACCGATATCGAGGAGTATCCCGACCCCGACATTCCGGACGGCGTCTCCGGTGGGGTCGCCTTCGACGCCGACGCCGACCGGTTCGCCATCACCGTCACCGCGGATACGGTCAACACCAACGTCTACGTCGTCGATATCGAGACGGGCGAGGCGGAGCGGTGGACCCATGCGTCGACGGCGGGCATCCCCGAAGAATCGTTCCTTGAGGCCGAGTTGGGCCACTACGAGAGCTTCGACGGCCGCGAGATTCCGGGCTTTCTCTCGCTTCCGCACGAAGTGCCGGAAGGTGGGGCACCCACCATCGTCGATATCCACGGCGGCCCGGAAAGCCAGCGGCGGCCCTCCTTCTCGCCGACCAAGCAGTACTTCCTCGCGCACGGCTACGCCGTCTTCGAGCCGAACGTTCGGGGGTCGACCGGCTACGGCCGGGAGTACACCCACCTCGACGACGTCGAAAAGCGGATGGACAGCGTCGCGGACATCGAGGCCGCGGCCGACTGGCTGGCCGACCGCTCCGAGGTCGACGCCGACCGACTAATCGCCAAGGGCGGCTCCTACGGCGGGTTCATGGTGCTCGCGGCGCTGACCGAATACCCCGACCTGTGGGCCGCCGGCATCGACGTCGTCGGCATCGCCAACTTCGTCACGTTCCTCGAAAACACCGGGTCGTGGCGCCGCCACCTCCGGGAGGCCGAATACGGCTCGCTGGCCGAGGACCGTGAACTGTTGGAGGAGATGTCGCCCATCAACAACATCGAGGCCATCGAGGCGCCGCTGTTCGTCCTCCACGGCGCGAACGACCCCCGCGTCCCCGTCGGCGAGGCCGAACAGATCGCCGAGGAAGCCGCCGAACAGGGCGTGCCCGTCCGAAAACTCGTCTTCGAGGACGAGGGGCACGGCCTCACGAAACTCGAAAACCGTATCGAGGCCAACGAGGCCATCGTCGAGTTCCTGAACGAACACGTCTGA